The region ttttgaaacttagatttataaatttcttCGTGTTCTAATAGCATCTcgttgttatatttttgaaataatatatcgTTGTTGTCTTTTACATCGATcacatatttttgtatattatcTATAAATGACTATACAGGGAAAAAAgcaatacatatatatatatatatatatatatatatatatatatatatatatatatattaaattcaATTAATTGTGAAACtaatataattgttttaattGAGCACAAAAATGTGGTTATTTGTGTAGtttactaaaaatataaagtaGTTATGTATTGTGGATTGTTTTTGTTCTCATAATTTTTGTGTAATATATGTTACCTTTTTTTCGTTGTTTACTTCTGTAATTAcattttgtaataatatatatttttcttcgttagcattattaattatatttatattgttgttatcgtcatttatattattttcattttgtttgtattcaaatatttgtttaaagtttttttcaaaattattttcgtttttttcattgtttTGTGTGTCTAGTTGGCATTGATTTGCTTCTGGGGAAGTAGTCtcttttgaatttttttctgaCACGTGGACTAAAAAGGATTGTGCATAtgtatacacatatataggAATATGAACATACAGGGTTATATTAATGAATAGAAATGATAAAACGcgtataatttaaaaatatatatttttttacattttttttgaattctATTTCGCCGTATTTCTATCCTTGTTtcttttgatatattaatcAAGGTATCCATTATCTTTGTAAAGTGTATACACAATTaaattcaatatttttatcgaatttaataaattatagaTTTATTTCGATAAATATTTGAGAATAAAATGGATTACACATAATGAAATGCAGCTTTATtgtctttatatttttttttttcaatttttattccttttttattttctccAAAGGAATTAATGAAACAGCGTcttgcatatttttatatattcttttgaAAAGGTTTCGTATCTAGCAATTATGTGGAAATGCTATCATTctttttatacatttttttctttgtttatttttattttattattacaatatttataatagtccgttatttttttagaaataaaaatacgaagtgtctttatttttattatgctattaaaattttttttaatttaactATATAAGTGATATTTTtagtttatttaaaaaaacgaaaaaaggatgaaataatataagtaaaaatatgaagGATATCCGAAGCTGCAGTAATGTATCATTAAGAAGAAAACGGAAATATATCGAGGGTGAATCTAAAAAGTCCttgaatttaataaatagacataataatgaaaatattgttaGTAAACCTAAGAGGAGATCAATAAGTTTGTCAAACGCATATTTTAGTGTAAACtctttttctatttatgactcattaaattttatgaataataatggaATTAAGGGAGTGAAGAATGAAGAAGAAATTGGAAAAGTAGAAAAGAAGGGGGAGGAAAACGACGCTAACGATAAAATAAgacaatataaaaataatgatatacGAAATAACAGTAATACGGAAAGtaaagtaaataaaaaggatataaaaaactCTATAAAATACTTAGAGggaagaaaaataaataaattattatttaaaaaaattgtattcaagaaagcatttttttataaaatgagATGTCTTAATCATAATTCGGCGTGGTTATTGGAGCTATCGAAAGGTAAAAAGGAAATCCTAGAATTGGGTgggaaaaaaagaagaaaaaataaaattaaattttatagtAAGTACAAACAAAATGATGCGGTAATGAACTGCTTtagggaaaaaataaaaagtgaGTCATCTATCAATGATGTTATACTCATGAAACCATTTTCGTTTTATCGAAAATTCATTTACTTGTTTtaccaaaaaaaatataaagaagcATATCTTAtgttgataaaaataagttcatattgtgtttttttttctttaaaagaaagaaatattttaaatgaaaactattttaaaaataattattataatttatattatttagtGAATTTGACAAATGaatttcaaaaatttaaaGTGTGTGATCATGATGCAGAATCAAAGGAAAACTGTTCCACACtcagaaaaaatataaagtatGGATCTTATTCTTATCTTTTCGATAAaagcaaaaataaaacagaTCAAACCAGGTTAGTTTTTCACGTTTTAccaaagaaaaaaaatagtaatagaagaggaaattttattaataaggATAAAATAGCAgcttataattttaatataaaagtagaagaaaaacataatttttttgtaaattacaaattttatagatATGAAAACGGTGTTAATAATTTGGGAAAAATGATTCTCAGACGAGATTCATTTTTGTTACATAAAGTAAGGAAGATGGTAAAAGGTGATAAAATGGACAAcgcaaataataaaatttcttATGAGGatagaaaaaatgataGGATTGTgggaaatataataaacaaagaaaatgaaatagacgatatgaaatataatttagGTAAAGATACAAGTaaatttttgataaaaaataatatcaattataataatgaaacagataaattaatgaaagaaaggaaagaaaaaacagtttccttttttaaagaaaataattattactacaaaaaattaaaaacgAAAATGAGAGTCGATGCTCGATTGatattatttcttaaaaTGTTATGTTTGTATATGTATGGTAATTCATTTGGTAAAACTCGTAAAGCAaatgaaacaaataattattattatagaGAAATTTTAAAGACAATGGAAATACAGTACACTGAGGTAACAAGCAACAACATGCTGCATGACTATTATAGTAGTAACTGCTCAAATgataaaatgcatataaaagAAGCAGTAAGAAAAGAgattttgaaatatatgataatatatttaaagaaggtaaaaaaggaaataaaattcgacacatatttatatttattactaAGTGTTATATGTCGTGATTTAagaatgtataaaaaatgtgtacTTTATGCTAGAAAGAGTATTGAGAAAGATTATTTCAATTTTGTGAGCTGgacatattttaataatatagttTCTATAGAAATAATTATCCAAGAAAATATGGAGAAGgaaagaaaatttaaattaagaaacaaaaaaaagatatctgaaaagagaaaaacaaaaaaaactaataataaaaattttaatatgaaacggaaaaaggaaaataaaacaacCACAAAAAATGCAGATATTTTAAAAGGGaggaaaaaattaataaaaaaaaatataaattttttagaaaactctaataaaataaaaagaatgTGCAACTATTTATTTGgaaatgaatttttttctttatatgaAAAGCCAAACATGGAAAATAtcatgaaaaattataatgactacatttatattaaccCTTTCATGAATATTAATAagtcttttttttttaaaaataattattttataagcAAGATATTTACCGATTTGGAGAATAAAAATGGGGGTTTGAGAGGAGAGCGAAATATAGACAATAAGCAAAGTAATTCCCCCCAAAAaatagataataaaatcGATATGAATGAGCACTATTTAAGgagaaataaaatggaGAAACTATCGAATGTTTATTTtctgaaaaaatatgaaatgtacaaaaaaagatataatttcaaaaataacataatgACGCTATTTGGATTTGCACATTTTTGCTCGCTTAATAGTACACTACATAaatattctatatattcCTATGAATATTTGCGAAAAATACTtggaaataatttatacatattgaGTGAGCTAGGAAAACTGTATTATTACAGTGGGAAGATAAACAAAAGCATGAAATGTTTTAGAAgggtaaaaaaaatatgcaatgaaaataaaaatttaaaaaacaaatttactgaaaaatattttgttctatatttagaagaaaaacaaagaaaaaGGAAGAACCTTTCAGAAAGTGAACAAAATGAAGTGAGCCAAGGTGGAAATTtggaaaatgaaataaatttcaAAGAGGAAGCTTTTAATGGAGATTACGACACTGATATTAGTGGCAACATTAGAAGGCGAAATACCATCGAAATAATTACCcctaaaatatataaaattataaaaaaaatgtggaTTCCTAActattttacaaatatatttatttatatggaATTACTGgtaaacatatattatctTAAAAAAGACGCATCaaaactttttattattttaaataagtatgaaaatagcaaaaaaaagagtAAATGCTTATACATTTCTcgacaaaaaaatgaaaaaatgataaaaaataaaatatgggatgataaattttattacagTCTTGgtaaatattattcattgataaaaaattgtcaaatggctatttattatttcaaaaagtcaataaaaaaaaacaattttcaCTTATATTCTTACTTATGTTTAGCAAaggaatatttttcatgTGGAAACCTAAATAGTTCCATTTTCATATTGATAAAGCTACTTagtttatatatgaataattcAAATGCATGGTTTAGTCTAGGTAAATGTCTAGAGCGTAAGAACAATTATGATTTgtctattttttcttataaaaATGCTATTTATTTTAGAAAGAATAACgttttctattattttttggctaacatttattttaaaacaggacaaataaaaaattgcatAGGCATATTAAAATCTGCATGGAGGcacaataaaaattttgtgTTTTCATCTATGTTGTTtggtatatatttaaaaaagaaaaaagggAATGTTTCTTTGCAAAACGAGGATCTAATTTTAGAAGAACATTGGAAAATAACTGATAAATGCCATGTATGGTGTGTTAgatttttaaaagattattttaaaaaattaagaaacAAATATTGTATGATGCAACTTTTTTGTGAGAACAAACGAGAgcaatataatttttatgagATGTTATTATcactttttaatttgaacAAGCCTTCGATAAAGCATATACAATcagttaattttttgagttattttaataaatattatgaacaaaattcaagttatttttatttaatacgTACTTTGAAGCATTcatctttaattttatacgacggaatatattatttagccaattattttctttttaataaaaaaataaaaaatgctttaatattatttaaaattttatggGATGCAGGAGGACCTTATTCGAAGACATCTTTTCATTCATTTAAACATGGGCATTATTTATTGAAGAGGGATGTATGATTATGATTTATTGGTAACATTCCATATGAGTAGAcaatgttattattattttacattaatgtatttataaagataaatcataatatattataacatttttataaacacattttttaatgtaatttatttagtatatattattttttcctcaTTTTTTGCTATATAGccaaattttaaattgtcATTATCATtgatcataatttttagtAAAAACATTGTCATTAAAAGCTGTAACCgcttaaaatataaaaagtaataaaacaaaaaatattattctttTCTCAAACTATTAGATATCATTTGtagttataaaaataaggtAAAATAAATCACGCATTCTTATTGATTTGAAACTCAGTATAGAAAGcataaaattcaaaaaaatacgTTGTAATgacaagaaaaaaattgtttttttttatgatgatcattgtgtatttatatgtattatataggCATGTTTTTTTGAGTATATTGaggaaaagaaaaaattaaatttttctttgttctatatatacatatttttaatactCATAGGCATAAAAATGCACACAATTTTCCGTTACGGATCATTTTTAAGAGGTCTACATAGGAAAAAAGCGGAATACGATGCGTATGATCAAGGTAAACTTGCAAGTGTAGGGATAAATAATGTAATGCACTTTTAAATGTTCcgatttattatttagtTGATGTTATATgtttgataaaatatgcattttattatattatatatatgaatataaattacTATAAGACTTGATAGCCCGTtgtttaattaattttttatattactgTGACGACGTTTATTTTCCACAATATGTTTCATCTAtatcacatatatattttaattacaCAAGgtcttatttatttaatccTTTATTTGGTATTCATATTACCTACATTTAAAGTGTAAGAAAGGAAACTTAAAGGTGTGTTGACAAATACATAATCACATACCGAAAATCCCGAaagataatatatgtaatatttatatagatAATTGGATATAAAAGAGtgtaaaacaaaaaaaacattttttaattaggatacaaaaaatgaaaatagtaaaagtaataatttttttgaatgtATACTACTTTTTTGACTATGTGCAtgaattaacaaaaaataatgcagatttattttatgctctttgtaaatatgttaaattAGAGATAGcacataataataagaataaaGAAAAGAGTAATGAAACAAATGAACATATTTTGGAGAAAATAAGGGATGGGGATTTGATAGAAGATATTAAGCAATATACCGCTTTTGACACAGATATTAATACCATTgtttatgataaaaaaaataatgaaataaaaaattgggCAATAAAAAGAAGGATTTTAGAAGAAAAGGATTGTAATTTAGATTGTGGTAATAATGGTTTTTGTGTAAACGACTATGGAATAGAATATTGTTCATGTAAGTATGGTTACTCAGTTGatattaatatgtttaaGTGTGAagaaaattgtaaaatCAATAATGGAGGATGTGATCCAAATGCAGAATGCATACAACTCGATGAAAAGGGAGAAGAGGAAAATAATGTCATGAAGGGTGTGAGGGTCTTATGCAAatgcaaaaataataataacaaatatgGTGGTTATTATTGTCCCGAAAATGATCATTCATATGCTCAGCATGATGATTacttaatattttgatattcAAAGTACAAACAAAATAGAAAGGAATAACAAacaaacaatataaattaattttttcttcgttttaatttatttcatattttcgTCCTGAGTTCTATACCcttttgtaaaataataaaatacaacTATCATTTACGGCAAAAGTCTATTGCACGATTTGCAGTTCGATATGTGCATTAgcaagaatatatatatttcagcatgcccatatatataatatgagtattttttacttaaaatatgtttgcacaccaaatgaaaatattgttCCGTTTAATTCATGGCactaaaaatgttattttatgctaaaattttttgcatattatttttctttataagAGAATAAGttattgaatttttttgatatttaaTGGAAAGTTCTTATAACGCACTAATTGGAACAactttttttca is a window of Plasmodium berghei ANKA genome assembly, chromosome: 10 DNA encoding:
- a CDS encoding tetratricopeptide repeat protein, putative translates to MKDIRSCSNVSLRRKRKYIEGESKKSLNLINRHNNENIVSKPKRRSISLSNAYFSVNSFSIYDSLNFMNNNGIKGVKNEEEIGKVEKKGEENDANDKIRQYKNNDIRNNSNTESKVNKKDIKNSIKYLEGRKINKLLFKKIVFKKAFFYKMRCLNHNSAWLLELSKGKKEILELGGKKRRKNKIKFYSKYKQNDAVMNCFREKIKSESSINDVILMKPFSFYRKFIYLFYQKKYKEAYLMLIKISSYCVFFSLKERNILNENYFKNNYYNLYYLVNLTNEFQKFKVCDHDAESKENCSTLRKNIKYGSYSYLFDKSKNKTDQTRLVFHVLPKKKNSNRRGNFINKDKIAAYNFNIKVEEKHNFFVNYKFYRYENGVNNLGKMILRRDSFLLHKVRKMVKGDKMDNANNKISYEDRKNDRIVGNIINKENEIDDMKYNLGKDTSKFLIKNNINYNNETDKLMKERKEKTVSFFKENNYYYKKLKTKMRVDARLILFLKMLCLYMYGNSFGKTRKANETNNYYYREILKTMEIQYTEVTSNNMLHDYYSSNCSNDKMHIKEAVRKEILKYMIIYLKKVKKEIKFDTYLYLLLSVICRDLRMYKKCVLYARKSIEKDYFNFVSWTYFNNIVSIEIIIQENMEKERKFKLRNKKKISEKRKTKKTNNKNFNMKRKKENKTTTKNADILKGRKKLIKKNINFLENSNKIKRMCNYLFGNEFFSLYEKPNMENIMKNYNDYIYINPFMNINKSFFFKNNYFISKIFTDLENKNGGLRGERNIDNKQSNSPQKIDNKIDMNEHYLRRNKMEKLSNVYFLKKYEMYKKRYNFKNNIMTLFGFAHFCSLNSTLHKYSIYSYEYLRKILGNNLYILSELGKLYYYSGKINKSMKCFRRVKKICNENKNLKNKFTEKYFVLYLEEKQRKRKNLSESEQNEVSQGGNLENEINFKEEAFNGDYDTDISGNIRRRNTIEIITPKIYKIIKKMWIPNYFTNIFIYMELLVNIYYLKKDASKLFIILNKYENSKKKSKCLYISRQKNEKMIKNKIWDDKFYYSLGKYYSLIKNCQMAIYYFKKSIKKNNFHLYSYLCLAKEYFSCGNLNSSIFILIKLLSLYMNNSNAWFSLGKCLERKNNYDLSIFSYKNAIYFRKNNVFYYFLANIYFKTGQIKNCIGILKSAWRHNKNFVFSSMLFGIYLKKKKGNVSLQNEDLILEEHWKITDKCHVWCVRFLKDYFKKLRNKYCMMQLFCENKREQYNFYEMLLSLFNLNKPSIKHIQSVNFLSYFNKYYEQNSSYFYLIRTLKHSSLILYDGIYYLANYFLFNKKIKNALILFKILWDAGGPYSKTSFHSFKHGHYLLKRDV